In the Colletotrichum lupini chromosome 4, complete sequence genome, tattctctttttatagtatattaacgttaggaatagctttaattaacgGCGGTAGTGACGGCGAGGTCGACGAAGTAGTGGTTATAggtgggtaggtaggtaagtgggtgggtaggtaggtaagtgggtgggtaggtaggtaagtgagTGGGTATGGGCAGCTGGGCTCCGTGGTCGGAGGTAGGGCctgccgcagccacacttggtggcagaatagcgggagctgctggcagaatatcctcgccctttATTATTCACATTTACATATCTTGAGTTTCTCTTATTCCGATTCAGCGAGTCAACTCAATGGGAGAGTTCGATATTTCCCACGCTACATTGTCCGAACTTCGGTAAGCGTCCGAAATCCTTGGGATCTATGGAAGTGTCAGACCTCGAGCTTCTTCGCCACTTCTGTAATTTCACTGCATCCGAATTGTCGAATGATCTGTACTCCTTCAACGGGACTTCTGTCGTATGAATGTCGTAAAGTAGGACTTAACCACGAGTGTTGATGCTAAGCGTCTTAGACTTGTTAGCTTCACCTCTTGCGAGTCTTTGCCCGCAAAGGAAAAGGCCACATGTTGCAACCTTCGGCTGCGTGATGGAAGTTAATgaagaaaaataataatctagGCCACTAGTACTGCTCAATCACTCAACCTTGGCAACTTACACCGGTCCTAGCCCATAAGTTTTCAGAATTACACTGGCTAGATGATTAAATGATGCGTCGGCTATAGGAAAAGATTTCAACTTCCACCGAATATTACTACACTTTAAATACGTGTAACAAGCGCCGAGGTCGTTCACGAATCTACGACATGATGATACGGAAACCAGCAtactgtcggattggaagtccaattcgacctcggcgtACGGCCGACCGCGCAGGGGCCAACTACGGCCCCTACTTCCGATTATCGCGGCCgacccaacctacggttggaacctcccttttacacctacgcagaaattcatatagttcaattgatctcttcgtcaacccaCAGTTCGAACCAgttaccctgtaatagggataccaacacatACATTAGGCGTTGATAGACGAGAACCTGTAAAATGTAGATCTATTCTTGAGGAATCAACGATAGCTTCATAGAATTCTTGTCATTACAGTTTTACCTGAGATGATAGACTGTGCATATGTAGTGGCCGGAGATCTGGCATGTTGCTAGATTATCACGTCCTTGTAGTAACATCTCCGTGACTCCATCAAGTTAACTTAAAGGTGACGACGCCCTTAGAAGGAACAGCGACGGATAACCCTGAGCCCGAGATGCTGGCCGCCGTGGAAGCGAACTTGTGGCTGTTGTCAGTGACCCATGCGCTTGCAGCCTTGGGAGTGACCCCTTGAGTGAGACGTTGGCAGCCTTAGCAGCGCTGCCATTGTTTGTGAAGATGATCACAATGGACCCATCTTTGTTTTTGACTGCTGAGGTCAAGACGTCGGACGCCACCATGCCCGACGTTTGTAATCTCTGCGCGCCGGGTCGGATGTGCCGCGACCACATGGCGAATGCCCAGAAGTTCGCCGACGGCGTCGCGGTCTTACCATCCTGCGTATCGACGAGGTGGGAATCGTACTGCAGCTGCTTTAGTTCAAAGCCCTCCCAGTAAAGATAGGCAGAGAGATTGGCATTTATGATGCCAACGGCAATCTTGTTGGCCCAGGTCATGCCCTCTGTGGCGCCTCTATTATTGAACCAGGTCAGGTCAAAGGCTGTCGTGATGCTAGATTCGGTGACCCAAGAGGACAGCTCAGTGTTGAGAGCGGTGTTGGCGTTGCCTGAGTAGGTGTGCGAGGTGATTAGACCCAAGTAGGATTCCATACCAGCGGCAACGAGAGCGTTGGTGTATTTGACGGTTGAAGCCCAGCCAACAGCATCACAGCAAGTGACTGCGGTCTTGAGACCGGCAGATTGAACGGCTT is a window encoding:
- a CDS encoding cellulosome enzyme produces the protein MAFGLISILPKGMRDSRVVRVMSPFTTLLGVVGLGALALWQVTVDTTSKLQKIDGCGFSQAFGHAEEFQNAPTALQKGALDLLFSPTKGAGFSMIRNRIGSGGKGDSILPTSPGSPAGKPTYTWDKDDSGQCSWIHEDEYLCGTTGHTCSSGDWRQAYADFLVQYVKYYQQAGLNITHLGFLNEPDFSPGYSQMQISSNAQEAISFIPTLSKAVQSAGLKTAVTCCDAVGWASTVKYTNALVAAGMESYLGLITSHTYSGNANTALNTELSSWVTESSITTAFDLTWFNNRGATEGMTWANKIAVGIINANLSAYLYWEGFELKQLQYDSHLVDTQDGKTATPSANFWAFAMWSRHIRPGAQRLQTSGMVASDVLTSAVKNKDGSIVIIFTNNGSAAKAANFASTAASISGSGLSVAMLLQGRDNLATCQISGHYICTVYHLRSTFYRFSSINA